GACCGTgctggtttcaacactggccgtgttcctaacacgggaaccaacacggctgtgttggacatcaaagaagaagtagatcttatggagcacggccacaaagagtaacacggccaggaaccccagaccgtgttcccaacacggccaggaacacggacgtgttggcggcgacaggggaaattagttaaaagaaagaagagaggaagaaagagaggagagcgggggagaacgtcctaaaccctaacttttctttctcaaagggttttctgagccgaaaccaagggaaaaggagacttggatcaaggtttcaatcggattctctttgaggattgaagattgggcgaggttcgttgattggttttcaaatcgagcagggtgaacaagaatcaattcaattcgagcaagaggaattggggctgtttactctcatccaagggtgtaatcgggttttctctacctttgctcattgttgtaattgaattcttgtgtattttgataatgaacatgattattaagaattaacaaagcttaatagaggcagattaaagcttaatgctaatttaagaatcaatcgttaggaagagattccaactttaggttattagatttaggaattcggttatcgagagagagaaatcgaattcggttaagaatttgtccgcgggtagcataattaaattcatcaatcctttatcttttgtttgattgccaactagtttaggttccctttgggtttgctctcttgccttagttattttagttatcaattactcttgcatctcctttagaatttattttttagctattagttattttagaaagtattcatcactcattttaggttaatataacaaagaacaaaggagtaactctaggctttcactttcccgaggaatgcgaccttgatacttgccattagtgctagactgcatcgataggtacactgccttagattatagctaaCACGATTTAGCCCATCAACAACGTCTCATAaatgatgcattatcttattaatactgaaagcaagaagaatacaaaactaacccaaacaatccaacaatataatactaaaccaatataataaagaaatcccaatggatttaatcaatctagctaatcatgttcattatcaaaatacacaataattcaattacagcaatgagtaaaggtagagaaaacttgattacacccttggatgagagtaaacaaccccaattTCTCTtactcgaattgaatcgattcttgttccaatcttcaatctttaaagggaatccgattgaaaccttgatccaagtctccttttcccttggtttcagctcagaaaacccttagggagagaaaagttagggtttgggacgttctccccccactctccctctttctttcctctcttctttcttttaattaattccccctatCGCCGCCAACACAGCCGtattgatgcccgtgttcccaacacgggatggtatttatgcccgtgttactctttgtggccgtgctctctaagaacttctttttctttgatgtttgatgcacccaacacggccgtgttggtgcccgtgttgggaacacggccagtgttgaaaccaacacggccatgttcagcttcctcatgcgcatacttagcttgtttcggtagctttgacgtccaattatgctcaaattcttccctttatcattctttgatttcttttgggcctaatgcacacaaacagacgcatagggtgagtgttgggaccaattcatatccaaatgtccataaaatcaatcttaaagaccccatttagatgtgtgtattttacgcacatcaagtACCTAAATGTTAAATTCCTATCTGTCGTTTGGAGTGGTTGACAGAACTGAAAAATATTCATGTCTGCCACTCTCACTGGTGGACAGTATGCACATATGTCAATTTCTACCATAAATTGAGAATTACTTCTCAAACTAtccaaaaactaaaatttatcaattttacctaatttggaaagaaaattttctaaaaataccCTAACTAAAGAAAAAGCCCCATTTGTGTTCCTATCTCCGTACTTTAGCCAATCAGAGCATGCCTGGTCCTTCCAATATTTCTCTTTAGCATTATTGAGTTCAATAACTTCCCGTTCTAAAGCTACAATTTCAGACAAGTGCTCTTAGAAATTATCCGTATGCTGTAAAGGATCCAACCTTCTCCTAATATATGCAACGCGGCCTTGAGGATGATGATAATTCTCTTTACCCTAAGAGTGAAGTAATTCAGCCCTTCTAGATAATGTCATAGAACACCAAAGAATTGGATCAGGGTGCTGAACCTCACTCCATGATTCGCTTACAATTTCCCGACACGTAGAATCAGTAACTCATGCAAACTTAAAATGAAACCGGCCATGATGCAGTTGTCGTATCTTTTCCTGACCAGCCCCATTAGAGGAACAAATCACCCGATGATTGATAGATGAAATCCCAAATTTCTAATAGTAGTCATAGGAAATAGGAGACTAAAATCTGCATTGCAAAGGAATCTGCCAATTCTTTCTCGCACCCATTTACCACCATGAACTTGTTTCCTCCAAGTAAACGTAGGACCTCTATATCCTCTATCCACTAAATTGCAATCTTCAAGCACCATtcaaaaatctttttaattggATAGAATAGGAGGGCCACCACTCTTTTCATTAGCATATAGCAGGGCATTAAAGTCACCACCAATGAGCCATGGGATGCTTGCATTTAACCAGAACAACCTCCTTAAAATTTCCCACGAGTGAAATTTTGGCATCTTTACTAACCACAGAATTGATAacatttaaaagaaaggaagataGTTTGTTTACAATCAATTGAAAGTGTAACcctaaaacaaagaaaatagttgTTATAATCTAACATactaaaaagaagtaaaagacTATACTACCCCTATAGTCATTAGATAGTTATAATATTTGACATCCTCCCTCAAACTCACGATGCGATAGTAACAAGCATCGAGAGTTTGCCAGACAGAAAGCGAAAACATGAAGAGGTTAAACTTTTTATGAACAAGACTGCAAGCTGTAgggaagaagaaacaaagggCAATGTCAAGGTGCCATTCTAAAGGTGATGACGTGTAATATAACAGTCGATTTCGATATGCTTAGTCTGTTCGTGAAAGACTGAATTATGAGCAATCTGAATAGCACTCTTATCATCACAATGTAAAGGAGTCGGTTGCCGCAGAGAAACACCCATATCAGCAAGCAACCAACGCAGCCAAACTATTTCACAAGTAGTGGAAGCCATAGGGCGATATTCAGCCTCCATAGAGGATCGAGAAATGATGTCCTGCTTCTTACTTTTCCAAGAGATAAGAGAATCACCTAAAAAGATACAAAATTCAGTAGTTGATTTGCGATCAGTGGGATCACCAGCCCAATAAGCGTCAAAGTAAGCACATAACTCTAAAGATGAAGTAGATGAAAGTAAGAGAGTCTGAAACTGAGTGCCGCGGAGGTATCTCAAAATGCAAAGAACAACAGCCTAATGAACTGTAGTGTGAGAGATAACAAACTGACTGACTATATGAACAATAAATGTGATATCAGGATGAGTGATAGTAAGATAAACTAGACTTCCAACAACAGTCCGATATAGACTCGGATCTGGCAGTGGAGAACCatcagaaaaagaataataaacaTTGACCTCAATCGGAATATCAACAGTCTTATTATCAGAAAGGCGAGCATGCTCAAAAATATCGAAAATATACTTAGATTGAGAAAGAAGATACCCTTTTGGAAAGGAAGCAACTTCAATACCCAAGAAGTAACGGAGGGGACCCAAGTCCTTCATAGCAAAACAGCGAGTCATTTTGGACTTCAACATACTAATCCCAACAACATCATCACCTGTAACAATCATATCATCAatatatagagaaagaaaaatttgacCAGCCGAAGTACTTTTGACAAACAATGCAGAATCATGGTTGCTAGGATGAAAACCAAGTAAAGTAATCACAGCAGAAAACTTCTCAAACCAGGCGCGAGGAGCCTGTTTGAGACTATAAAGGGCCTTTCTAAACTTGCAAACTTCACCAGGATGATGATCAAGACTAGGAGGAGGAACCATATAAACTTCTTCGTGAAGATCGCCATTCAAAAAGGCAATCTTTAACATCCATTTGAGTTATATCCTAATGGCGAACaaaaacaacaataataagaGTTCAAACTGTAGTCATTTTAGCAACGGGAGCAAAAGTCTCTTCATAATCCATACCATATTCTTGAGAATAACTTAAACGAGCTTTATATCTTCCAATAGACCCATCAGACTTAGTTTTAATCTTATAGACCCAACGAGAACCAATAGCACGTTTACTTGTAGGAAGGGACACTAAATCCTAAGTATGGGTTTGATAAAGAGCGGTTAGCTCCTCAGCCATAGCACACTACTAAAGAGGATCAAGAATTGCTTCTTTGAAAGATAAAGGCTTAGAAAGACGATGAATAAAAGctagaaaagaaacaaatgaaTTCGAATAACAAGAATAATCAAAATCAGGTTGTTTAGTGGACTTACGATTGCGTACAGGATAACGAGGTTCGATAGTATCTGTAGTCTCAGGAGGTGATTGGGCGGAGTGTATAGTAGAGGAGCCAATAGAAGTGTCAGGAATGCCAGTAGAGGATAGCTCATCAATATCAGTAGCAAAAGGGTTAATGTGGGTAAGATCATACATAAATATACTGTAAGGACGGTCAGGAATTACAAAATAAGGAATATGTTcaagaaaaacaacatgagGAGAAACATATAACTTAAGACTGACTAGATTAAAACAAAGATACCCTTTTTGTCATGCACCATAACCAAGAAAGACACGTATAGTAGATCGAGATGTTAACTTACTGCGTTCAACATGAGGAAGAAGAACAAAACATGTAGAACCAAAGACACGAAGAGAAGAATAATCTGGCAGACGACCATACAATCTTTCATAGGGAGACAAGCCACAATTATGAGAAATAGGAGTTCTGTTAATTAAATGATAGAAGTAAGAACTCCCTCCCCCTAAAATTCACTAGGAGCACTAGCAGACAACAAAAGTGATCGTGCAGTCTCAAGAATGTgcctatattttctttcagcAACTCCATTTTGTTCAGGAGTATCAGTGCAAGAAGTTTGGTAAATTGTACCATCTAAAGCAAGTAGATCCTTAAAAGCATGAGAAGTATACTCTCCTCCCAAATCACATCTAAAACATTTAATAACAGTTGAATGTTGGGTTTTCACAAGAGATCaaaattcattataaaaagaaGTCTAAACGGCGTTTCATAAGATAAACCAAACAATAACAAGTgcaatcatcaataaaagataCATAATAACAAGAACCCCTTTTTGTAGAAATAGGAGAGGGTCCCCATACATCAAAATGAATAAGATCAAAAGGAGTAACAGATATAGTAGTGCTTTTAGGAAAAGGCAATGCAGTAAACTTTGCTAGTTTACAACCACTGCAATCAGAAATATCATGAGTTTTCAAATTCCCTAAAGCTCCTGTAGAAGCTAAAAATTGCAAACAAGACATAGAGACATGACCAAGGCGAGAATGCCATAAATAAAACATAGACGAAGAGGGATTCAAACGAAAGGATGACAAATTCACACTAGGAACAGCAGCTGCAGTATGAGGAGTTTTGAGCTGATCCAATACATAAAGTCCCCCTTCTCTATGGCCGATCCCAATCACTTCTTGAGAATGTGGATCCTGAACATAACAagtggaagaagaaaaagagactGAGCATCCAGTATCACAGATCTGACTAACAGAAGCAAGATTCAAAGCAAGACTAGGAATGTGATAGACATTAGACAAAGACAGAGAAGGCGTAATAACCGAACCAACACCTTGCAATGACATATGTGTACCACTAGCACTCATAACAGGAACTGAGACTTTAGGGGTTAGAGAAGTGAATGATGAAAAATTAGGTGACATGGTTTGAAGCACTAAAACCTAAAATCCAAGAGGAAGGGGATATACCTTAAGGACTAGATGACAAACCTATTTGAGAGGAAGCAGAATGGCATGAGGCTGAGATGCAAGTAACTGCTGAAACTGCTCAATCAGTGATGGGTCTAAGGAGGAGGTTGATAGAGCATTGTGAGGACGAAGTAGAAGAGGAGGTCCATTATGGAGAGGCGGTGGTCGAAGAGGAGGTCCATTATGGAGAGGCGGTGGTCGATAAGGCCATTGATAAGACTACTGCTACTGTTTTCCTCTACCCAATTTCAGACACTGAGATTTCTAATGACCTTTTTGCTTACAGAACTCGCATTCGTCACAAGCAACAGATCCATATGGCCTGAACTGAGACTTAAAGTTTAATCGAGGACGCATGGCAAAAATAGATGGAGTAGAAGCTGAAGAAACCTCTTTTACAACCGAAGGCTTAAGACAATTTTCTTCAGCCAAAAGCTCACTAACAACAGAGTCAACAGAGGACAGTGGATGATGATGCAGAATAGACCCGCGAAGTCCTTCAAATTCATCATGAACAACTATTAAAAACTGTACCAACCTCTGCTCCTCTCTCCATGTAATATAAGCCCCAAATGCTCGTAATTCAGCAGATTCTGTGAGAGCCAATTGATCCCACAAATCTGTCATAGcatcataaaatttttgaatattcatatttttctgCTGAAGAGCACGAATGTCAGATTCCAACTGGTATTGCTTTGCAAAATTAGACTGTGTGTATAGTCTAACTAGATGAACCCAAACCTCCTTAGTTGTCTCATATTTTGCTAACTGAGTACCTATCGAATGCTTAATAGAATTATTGATCcaagtaataattttagaattatcgACCTCCCATTTATCTAATAATGCTACATAGTCCATCACGCGTCATCTTAAGGCTTAACAGAAGCACCCAAAATATATTTCCGCCTTTGTTTacctttcaaaaaaaatttcatcacATAACTCcaatatgtataatttttaccATCTAATTTAACACTAACTGCTTGGAATGAGTCATCCCTAACTTCAGCCATAACGGAAAAGAAACAGCAATTCCAACCGAAACAACAATTATCAATTACCTAAAGTACAGAGAAATGCAACAATCACAGTAGACCATCACAGGAGAAACAAAATTCGGACTAAGCTAATCCAACTAGTAATACATTAATCTTTTACAGTCAAAATTCGGACCATCTTGCTACAGAATTGGATATTGCCTCTACCAACTCAACAAGACAACGTTGATAAAACATATCcccactttttttttaaacatgAAAAGGGGGATTACATCCCCCCGCATCGTCATCTGCTCTTTGCTGCCTGCATCAACGATGAGCTCTGCTTGCATCGACGACGAGCTCTACTGCTGGGTCGGTTGGAGCGAGTCATCTGCTGTCGATGGGTTACCGCTACTACTGTGGACAATCGGTTTGCTGGTCACAGCTGGGTCTACGGCTTGCTGCGTTGGGAGTATCAGCCTGCATCGATGATGAGCTCTGCCTGCATCTACGACGAGCTCTACTGCTGGGTCACTGTTTGCTGGGTCTACTGTTGTTTGCTACCTACTGTTGATGGGTCATTGTTTGTTGGGTTTGTTGTTTGCTTGCTGTTCGTTGGGTCTACTGCTACCTGTTGTTGATGGTGTTTGCTGGTGTTTACTGGGTCACTACTACCTGTTGTCGATGGGTTTGCTGTTTGCTGGGTCTTCTATTGCTATTGGAAGAAACAGAATGCTGGGTCACTATTGaaatataaagtttattattttgtgatgAATTGTTAATACAAATTCTGAGATTAAAATTTGAAGCATGATCTTGACTTATACATATTGAGTCCAAACGGTCTTATTGCTATACTACTAGACCCTGAGCTCTATGTCAACGTTCCATTCCTATTCTGTGGTTGGTAGAAGTGACCTTTTTTCCATAGGGAAGAAAGGTTGCTCCTGACTTCAACTCTCTGGCCTGTGATGACAGAAGCTGAGGCCTTGACCAGTGGTCCTTGATTGTTTGTTTGTAACCCGTTGGATCTTATCCtgtgtgtttttcttttggtcttcaacactccccctcaaggtgGGCTCGAATAGGTTGATCGATCCCATCTTGCTGAGAAGGTTCTTAAGATCGGATTTGTTTAGTGCTTTTGTGAGGATATCTGCCAATTGTTCATTACTTCTGACAAATGgagtttcaatttctccagATTGAACCTTTTCCCTTATAAAGTGACAATCTACTTCGATGTGTTTGGTGCGCTCGTGGAAGACGGGGTTTGAAGCAATATGTCTTGCTGCTTGGTTGTCACAGTAcatttttattggatttttttatcttaattccCAAATCTTTAAGGACTTGCTTAATCCATATTAATTCACTGGCTGTTGATGCCATTGCTCTGTATTCTGCCTTTGCACTGTATCTAGCAGTTACAGTTtgtttcttgcttttccaAGTTACTAGATTGCCACCCACAAATGTACAAAAACCGGAGGTTGATTTTCTGTCACAGCTTCCAacccaatctgcatcagaaaAACCAATAATGtcatatgtattattatttttcatccaaatCCCTTGACCAGGAGTTCCCTTGAGATACCTAAGAATCCTATTGATGGCATCTAAATGACTAGTACGAGGTGCATGCATGAATTGACTTACCACACTTACAGCATAGGTGATGTTAGGTCTGGTTACGGTGAGGTAGATTAGTTTCCCTACTAATCGTTGATAGTGCCCTATATTGTCTAAAGGATTGCCATCTTCAAGATTAAGTTTAGTTTTAGTCTCCATTGGTGAATCTATTGGTTTTACTCTTAGTTTTCCtgtttcttttaatagatCAAGAACGTACTTTCTTTGGGACAGAAATAGAcctgatgggctctttatgcaacctacacctaaggcagtgaacctaccgatgcagcctagcactagtgagtatcaaggtcgtatccttgGAGATCAGGtaaacctagagttactactgtttactatgttatctagtctgaaatagggtgtgaaagttctaacataccagctaatggttatgagtgcaaataagtaaatgaaggacaacggacaatcaaaagacaattgcaaggagagaaacaaacccaaaagggagcctaagtgatggaattctaaagatggattttatggattgccgatcttgcttacccgtgcctaaatcctgaattgaatcctagttcctctctcgagcttaccgaattcctaaacctgcactaatctaatggaatctcttcctatcggattactacagattagcattaagtaagatttaaaactattaagagttattaattcttaatccggcgagtaaatcaaccttatctctaagtgttaactactagtccttactattcaatgtccagttgtaacaagcatttctcaatgtcaagaaacaacccaataaacaattaattcaacgtctcaaattaactgaatcaaacttttattactaaatagcaagaagattgtaagaatgacaattataaaactaacaattaagcataatccatcaacaaaggtgaaccctaatgggttcaaaagatctagctactcatgttcatggttaaagcaattggggaacaa
The sequence above is drawn from the Ricinus communis isolate WT05 ecotype wild-type chromosome 7, ASM1957865v1, whole genome shotgun sequence genome and encodes:
- the LOC125370635 gene encoding uncharacterized mitochondrial protein AtMg00810-like, producing METKTKLNLEDGNPLDNIGHYQRLVGKLIYLTVTRPNITYAVSVVSQFMHAPRTSHLDAINRILRYLKGTPGQGIWMKNNNTYDIIGFSDADWVGSCDRKSTSGFCTFVGGNLVTWKSKKQTVTARYSAKAEYRAMASTASELIWIKQVLKDLGIKIKKSNKNVL